A stretch of DNA from Equus asinus isolate D_3611 breed Donkey chromosome 20, EquAss-T2T_v2, whole genome shotgun sequence:
tgaaatagatTTCCGGAGTGGAGTTATTGAATTTAACTCCTAAATTCAATAACTATTTTGGAAGTGCTTTCCCAAAGAAGGCATTGTAACTATTCACATTTATACCAGCAATATGTGAGATGACGTTTTTCCCTTTATCCAAGCCAGCAATATGTTTTCAGTATTTGTCAATTAGATGAGTATGAATTAGCaacttattatattatttttcatttcactagCTAGTAATGAGcttaaacatcttttcaagtctttttaaTTAGTCTTCTGTGTAGCGATGATCCATATTCTATGTCCAATTTTTTCATTTGAGAGgggctttctattttttattggtttgtaggcataatttatttttaatctaactTCTGAGTCAAATATATGTGcattgcaaatattatctcccactCTGCAGCtttccttttacttcttactgttgctttgtaaaaacagaaatgataaatttaaagaataaaaaataagaatgaaattttttaaagataacattCACATTAGCACCCAAACCGTTAAGtaattaaaagatgttcaacttaaTTTTTCATCAGGACAAGACAAATGACaccacagtaagatatcacttcacacccattaaaagggctaaaattaaaaaggcagatGATGCCAAATGATGGTCATACGTGGAACAACTGGAAATTTCAAGCACTGTTCCTGGGAGAATAAATTAGTCCTGTAAAACCGTGTGGCACTATCTACTGAAGCTGATCATATGCATTTCCTATGAcacagcaattctgctcctaggtgTATATCTGAGAGAAatgtacatatgtgtgcatatataaatCCAAAGGTGTATCCAAAAGAAAGgcatataatatacaatatatagaTTGGCTGAAGAAAattccatatatatgtatatatacatataatatatggCATATGTATCTATAAACAAAACatgtattttagttttttgcAGCACTATTTGGAAATTATTCAAATGCCTATTAAcaattgaatgaaaaataaattgtgggATATTCACACACAGTGGATTACTATATAGCAATGAGAATGTATAATCTACAACTACACGTAAAAGTGGCTTATGCACTTATAATTTATGCTTGTTTGTTCATGCATATTTAGGCTCAAAATAAAAAACCAAGTATCTATTAAGTATCTAGGTCAGTAGGTCTCAACTATGatttggaaatgtctggagaAATTGTTGATTGTCACAGGTACTGCCATCTAGTGGCTAGAGGTCAGGGGTGCTGCCAAACATCTCACAAAGCACAGGAAACCCCCCACAAGACTTGTCTTGCCTctaatgtcaatagtgctgaggtagAGAAACCCTGATCTGGATACAAATGTAAGTAAAGATGTATAAGACCACAACagaataaattacaaaatatttttgaggaatatATAAGTACTGTTGAATAAATGGAGTATTATaatgtgctcatggattgaaactcaatattttaaagattctaattctcctcaaattgtttatagattcaatgcaattctaaataaaattccaACATTTACTCTGTGTATATGGATACATGGACCTTAAAGTGAATATCGAAACGGAATGCACCCTCTAAATGGCCAGATAATCTTGAAGAAACAAAAACTTGAAGATTCACAATACCTGATATCAAAAGTTGTTATGAAGGTTTTCCCTACACCCAAGGTTACCAGGTTATACTTACATAATATTTTagtgctttcagttttttcctctttatttaaaTCTGCACTTCATCTGGAACTAATTTTACTTTAGATATGATATAATGATGTTACTTTATTCTTTATAATCAGAGAGTATAGTGGTAATTACTTCATTAACTGAAGTAGTGTATAGGAAATTGGTTCAAGTTCccaactgttttgttttctctacttATAATCTGATTCTTAAAATCTAGCTTTATTACATATGACCAAAGAAAATTAGccacaaaatttatattttaaaatacaatcaaTTTAattaaatgcattattttttataattagcctcttttgtttgtttgttttcattaaaatacaGTTACCTAAACCAATGTCATACAGACTACCACAGTTACATCTATAATTCAGGTAtaaaaaaatgtttggaaatttaaAGGTATTAAACAATctttaaaagatgaaagagagagtgCTATTGAGATGGAGAGTGCAAACAGGTGTTGACCTTTTATGGATTCTGGACAATTTTAAGCTGAAAGTAAGCAGTTGTGAGTCTATCTGCGTCACTCGTGAGAGAAAAGGGTAACCGAGTCCTCCTTCTCTGTTAGGTGTAAATATTACTTCCAGAAAGACGTGAACTCTTCTCAAGAGGGTTCAAATAGCAAACACATAGGGAAATACATGCATGATTATTAAAAACCTTTCATTAGACTCTTCCTGTTGTTTTTCTGCTCATCCAGGGACCTGAAGACCCAAGAGTAATCCTCTCCCCTGAGACACTAAATCAAGTTAGGCTCCTACCCATCCAGCCATGTTAGTTTCCATTCCCTGTACTTCAACTAGTTGGATCCTTGAGGAGACATGAAACTCTTTGTCAGCAAGGAATCACAGATGTATCTGTTCCTTGAGTAATAATTTGCAAACTGGTGCCTCATCAAAGcatgtagaaaataaatattgaggGGGAAAAGCCCACAAATGAGTTTAACACTGAAATGAATCACATATTGTAAGGTGAGTTCTCCTAAAGGTAGATTTCTCTTAGTtccctctgctttccttcttAAACTTCCATTCAGAGCTGAGATACTTGGGGATTGTTAGACTTCTTTCTAAATTTGGTTATCTAGTCTCTCTCCttccatatatacatacaattagTGATTGATGGCCTACAAATAGGAACTAAGCTGCTAGAGCGTGGACAAACAAGTCAAACATTGACACCTCTGATTGATACTCCTGCCTTAAGTCTCAGATTACCTTGTAATTCACCTGatgaaaattttcatatttcatcTAATCTGCATGTGAGATTATGCTGTAATGGGATCCTGCTGGTGCAGCAGAACTTTCAGAGATACATTTGTTCCACTTCTTGAGTTCTGATATCCAAGTAGGTAGTTAGGATAatcctttgttatttattttcttatctgaaaaatatagttttaatataGCCTAAGCCACATTCCCTGGAGATAGGATACATTTTGTCTGGGCTTTCTGAAGAGCAGAGATTCTTGTTTCTCTCACATTGATGAGTCCGTTTCATAGTCTTATTTCATAGAACAATTAATAACCTTCCTGAACTCAACAGTATTTTAGATTAAATCAATAACATTATTTCTGCCTCATTTTTAGTTCCACAGAATCCCAATTTTTCTTTACATCAAGCTAACATAGGTCCTTTTCTTTTACATtggtttcatttttcctgtctcaGGTAGTAGGTTTTAAATAAGAACCATGTATTTGATGGAATTGTCTCCTCTTATGAGGGAATTGCTTGGATTTATAAGTATGAGGACCAGAAGATGAGGGGAGAGATATTTTCTCTAACAAAgctaatattagaaaatatttatatatctaggATAAAAGGATATATGTCTGAAAACCAGCCCCTCCCCACTGGATTGTGGTTGGGAGAACATACATGAACTTTATGTTCTTAAAGACTCATTACGGATGTTCTAATGTAAGAGGAGTAGGAGGCTAGCAGTATAAGAGGCTTGGCAGTTTCTGGATCCTATGGGAGATTGCAGGGATCCTATTATAGAGTTGAGATTTCTAATCTTATTTGATTGAAGTGGGAGAAGTCCCTTTATAagcaggtggtggtggtagtgagaCATCATACTAGTACCAGAGACGAAATCTTCTTCAAAGATATACCTTTGAAATTGATGTCTCCAAAGCACaaagagattttatttatatccatctttctctctctctctgtctttatatatatatactatatatatatgtatatggcaACTCTCTAATACAAGGCACAGTGTTAAATGATttgttaccatttattgagcagttattACATCCTAGGCGCTGTGCTAAGTAGTTTACATGCAGTGTCTTACTTATAACTTCTCAGTGAGGTAGGTGATGTGATTGCTGCCAAGTTCTATTTGAAGACACAAGAGAATTATTTAGATATACTGTACTTTTGAAGTGCTCTTTGATATCAAAAATTGAATTCTTGATTCTTTAATTTTCCCAGTGAACtttggagagaaaatattttcaaatagccCCCCAAGATTCCTAGCCCACGGTGTACACATCTTGTTAAATCatctccccttgagtgtgagtGGGGCCCGTGAATATGGTGGGATATCACCCTGTTGATTACGTTATTTTACATTACATTTTGTCACAGAAAACTAGAAAGAGATGACTTCTTCTCGCTTTGAAGCAGGAAGCTGCCATGTTATCAGATGGTCAGGTGGCTAGGACTTAAGGGTGGATTCTAGAAGCTGATAGCCATGCTCCCTGACAACAGTCAGCAAGAAACCAGAGACCTCAGTCCTAAAGCTGCAAGGAAATGTTTTCCACTAACCTCAATAAGCTTGGAAGAGGATCTTGAGCCTCAGATGAGACTAGAGTCTCAGATGAGATTACAGACCCAGCTGACAGCTTGATTTCAATTTGGTGAGACTTTGAGCAGAGGATCCAGCTGATCTGACTCGAAAAATTGTACAAGAGTAAATTTAAATCGTTTAACACTgataaatttgtggtaatttatcaTACACCAATAGAAATGAATGCAATGAATTTCTCCTGCTTCCTTTTACATATATCTGTATGTgcctctatttgtgtgtgtgtgtatagagagagaaagaaacagacgaTGAAATCATTCCATCACCTTTAGCAAAGAAGATTTGTAATAGGCAAAGTTGAGTATAACTCTAGAATTATCTACCATGAATGATGCAGTTGGAACATAGAAAATGGGATCTCAGTTCTCACTTTAGATGCTGGGTGTTCCCTATATTCACACAGGGAGAGAGACCAATGGTGTGGAGAAATGACAAACATGAGCCTCGTGACAAGGTTCATCCTCATGGGCCTTCCCCATGCACCAGCGCTGGATATCCCTCTCTTTGGGATCTTCTTGGCGATTTATATGTTCACTGTGATGGGGAACTTCCTCATCCTGCTGGTGATCACACTGGattcccacctccacacccccatgtactacTTCCTGACCAACCTATCTTTCATTGACATGTGGTTCTCCACGGTTACTGTGCCCAAAATGCTGATGACCTTGGTGTCCCCAGGAGGCAAGGCTATCTCTTTCCCCAGTTGTGTGGCCCAGCTCTACTCTTTCCACTTCCTGGGGAGCACCGAGTGTTTCCTCTACACGGtcatgtcctatgaccgctacCTGGCCATCAGTTACCCACTCAGGTACAGCAGCATGATGAATGGGAGAATGTGTGCCTTCCTGACCATAAGCACATGGCTCAGCGGCTCTCTGCATTCTGCTGTCCAGACCACATTGACATTCCATTTGCTCTACTGTGGGCCCAACCAAATCCAGCACTACTTTTGTGATGCACCACCCATCCTGAAACTGGCCTGTGCAGACACTTCTGCCAACGAGATGGTAATCTTTGTCAGCATCGGGGTAGTGGCCTTGGGCTGTTTTCTCCTGATAGTGCTGTCCTATGTGGTCATTGTCTATTCCATCCTGAAGATCCGCACCTCAGAGGGGAGACACAGAGCATTTCAGACCTGCGCTTCCCACTGCATTGCggtcctttgtttctttgttccctGCGTTTTCATTTACCTGAGGCCAAGCTCCAAGGATGCTGTGGATGGGGTTGTGGCAGTTTTCTACACTGTGCTGACACCCCTTCTAAACCCTGTGGTGTACACCCTGAGGAACAAGGAAGTGAAGAAAGCTCTGTTGAAGCTGAAAGACAAAGTAGCATATTCTCAAAGTAAATAAAAGCTCAATGTAGACATGCTCAttcctaaaaatattaatattgtttGGTCATCAACATATAATTTATTACAtgtttagttttcagtgtaaaatgTTACCAGAAACACCTACTCAGGAATAGTTTTGTCACGGAATTTTCTGTGGAATttcaaaaaaaagttaattttttttacagattaCAAATTACAAGTTACAATGAATATGCTTAAATTTTGATCCATCAACTCATTTCCCTGtaaatagatttattttaccttttttacagttttatttacatacaactgacatataacattgtttttatcttttttagaaatataaatattctaaatGGATCTGAGAAACAGAGGATTGAGTTGTTCATATTCAGAGAATTGATAATATGGTTTTTTGGTTCTTGTCTTATGCACACAAACTTGGGAATCATGGGGATACTGTTCAAGGATAGCAACAAATTTCAGAGGTCATTTACTCATGGCTGCAGCTGTACAACTGCCTTGTCAGTTATTTTGGTgactctctgtatgtgtgtgcgtgtgtgtgtgtgtatgtgtatgtgtgagtttCAAGGTGACAACCCCTCTTCCCTAGCACATCTTGACCCTGTTAATTGCTCCCACATTGACAGAGTTCTAAACTTCTTCCCAACAGCTTGCTATCTCTCTAGCCAGGTCTTCCAGGACAAGCTGTGGCTCTGACGCATTCCTTTCAGTAACCAGGAACAATAATCACCTTACAAGAGCCCTGCAGTTTCTCAGGTCTGGTGAGTCAAATCAGGATGAAGTTATGAGCAGATCATGCTAGTCTCCATCACATATTCTGACCTTGAATTCCTGTCTTACCTGACCAGATGCCCATATTTAGCACAGACCCATTCTATACTAGATCCTTTTAacagatggtggtggtggtccTGCTGCTCAGACGGCTCCTTCTCCCTCCATCTTAGAGCCTTGGAAATTCAGGTACACCAAAAGACAACCTGCTGTGGAACAGGGACACCCCACATTGCAGGCCGGGGCCAATGGTGTGTCCTATTTATAAAgtagaaaagtgaaaatataattaaGTAACTAGTTATCCTGAGATTTCAAAATAGTtcttttacaaattagaaaaataagaccTGGTAAAGACAAAATACCCTAAAAAAATCTAATACATAGCTGCATAGTTCATACTGGAGGCCATCCACATGCAATGGATGAAGTGCTATAATTgcatgaaaacagaaacaaatattgGCTCTAATAAGTTTAGGAACAATTTTATAAACTGTATCTCAATTTTCCATTTGTAAGAGACCCGTTCGCGAAACATTGTTATGAGGGTTAAAGGGgttaatagaaataaaagtgcTCTAGGTGATATTGatttattctaaattatttttttaaattttttttaaagattagcaccagagccagcatctgttgccaatgttttttcttgttcttcttctcccaaaagccccgccaagtacacagttgtatattctagttgtaggtccttctggttgtgctatgtgggatgctgcctcagcatggcttgatgagtggtgccacgtccccgcccaggatccaaactggcgaaaccccgcggctgccaaagtggagcatgcgaacttaaccactcaaccatggggccagcccaactAAATTCTTAATTAACGTTTTAAAATTCAACCCTGAGTCCACTAGCCAGATAGCCTGATtctcagtcattttttttttaacaaattatttcAATGATTAGCCACTGACATAGTAGTTTTGAAGATGCATGAAGATAACTTCTCTAAATCACTCATAATAAGTTACTGAACGATTAACACCATTATTCATAATGTAGTCATTCTGATTAACTATTTTGATAAATTTGGCATTCTCATATTTACTAGTTTTCAAggaatttcactttaaaaaatacatgaaacattAAAGTTAGATCAAATTAAATTATTCTAGAGTAATTCAGAAGCAAAAACAGTAAACATTATTTAGCATGGGATATGCTAAATACTTTATAAGCTAATCATTACAAGAACCCTTTAAAATAAGTATTGTTATTATATAAGTTGGGAACACTGCGGAAAGTTAGGTTACTTGCTAAAATTCACACAGTTAGTGAGGAACATGGTCAGAGTTTAATCTCAGGCTATCTGGTACtggtattataaaataataactgGGAGAACATTATTTTGTAAACACTTCATTGTGTCCTTTTTATGCTCTAAAAGTTATCTATTTCCAAAAgggggaaatgaaagaagaataaagtaatTCAGCATTGATGTTTGCATTCCACATAGGGAACGATGAAATTCGGGTAAATTTTTCATTATGTGCTTCCACATTTTGATGTATTCTCTTGGGCTTCTCAAAATAGTGGCTCTGGAGTACTGAACTTGTCCACTGAAGCTCGTTAATAGTGCTGTCATTCCCCTGTTGACCTGAAGTTTTAACATATTGTTTGGTAATGGTATGAGGTGTCTGACTGATTCCTTGAAGCTATGTTTTCTGAGTTAACTAGCAGTTGAAAAGGGTCTTAAATTACAGAAGTAAATAGctaatttataagaaataaaaagctaaCACAGGGAGAATCTGACTCAATAAATAGGGTAACTTTTATAATCCCAATGCTGATGCTTGTTCATCAATTCAGCCCTGCTTTCTCAATTAATTAATCAATGCAATAATTCCTTCAGCAATTTGAGTTAAATGACTGTTATATTTAACTCACAGGAGATAGAGAGCATGAAGACATCATTTGTGTTCCAGTGGGAAATACCTAAGTAAACAAATGAATTTTACAGTGTCATAAAGTATATCTGAGGAGCCATGGTAAATAACACAGCATCTAACACAGATTAGGTTGTGAAGTGAATCACcatctgaaaataaagaaaatcacataTACTGGTAACAAAGTCATGCTCTAACCACATAACTCATAATAATTAACATGTAGAGTATGAATAATAGAAAGATTATTTCAGTTTATGTGTTTTGGAGTCTGCCCCAAAACAGAATTAGGTGGACTGCACTAAGTCTTAACTCAAATGTTTACAGTGTGACTTTGTTTTCCTCACTGTGGGTGAAATTAAGACAAAAGCATGTCTCTCCTCCCTTGGTAGAATATGGGGATATTTTCAAAATGGGTATTATCATATCCTTACTCAAAGTTATCAtcaacaaaatgttttcaaggaacTTTATTCTTATGCAGGCATGCGTCATTTAACAACgtggatatgttctgagaaatgggttattaggcaattttgttgttgtgtgaacatcatagagtgctcttatacaaacctagatgatatagcctactatacacctaggctatatagtactaaccttatgggaacaccattgtatatgtggtttgTTGTTGAGTGAAACATCATTATcagcacatgactatattttGGATATCCATACCATCAAAGTGGACTAGAGGGCATGCAGATTAGATGAAAAGGAGCATTTGTGAAACCTTAAAGATTTGCCATCACTCTAGTCATCTAATTCATTCACAGTCAGCAGGGGCAGTAGAAAGCCAtaacagaattttgaaaatattattgaaatttgTACAGCAGCAGTTTTGAAGTAGTCAGATGTCCTAATGATAGCACTTAAGATCATTAGATATAAATGATCTACAATGACTCTCCTGGAGTGAAATATGAGTGGATAAGACTTATGAGACTTTCTATTACACCTGTAAAACATGCCCACTGGGTGTATATTCACATGATTGATAATGTGGCATTATAGTATTTGAAATCATTAATGAAGTATGCCAAGCCACCATAGATGggaaaaactctaaaaataaacATGGAAAGCAATTCTATAGTAGGCAGCCTGCTGTATATTCATAAAACATCACTGTCTGAGGCCACACTAAATTCTACTTAGCACTAAGAGTGCAACACAAGCGTTATTGatatattttctcttatgttcaaAGATGGTGGTAGTAGTCTAAAGGAATTCTTTGCCGTTACAAGTCCACTTCTACCTAGCATGACTTTAAACTTACCCAAGACCTGTTGACAAGTGGGACAAATCTTGAACTCATAAAGATATTCTTCATTTCCATTAGAATGTTATTTgatttttagcattttcttttgattctatATTAGAGTTTCCATATCTCTTCTCACATTATACATTTGTTCTTTCatcttatctattttttcattgagttcttaacatattaatcatagttattttaaattctctttctgttttcttttttttttttgaggaagattagccctgagctaactgctgccaatcctcctctttttgttgaggaaggctggccctgagctaacacccatgcccatcttcctctactttaaatgcaggatgcctaccacagcatggtgtgccaagcggtgccatgtccgcacccggcatgcaaacctgtgaaccccaggccaccaaagcagaacatgggcacttaatcgctgtaccaccaggccggcccctaaattctctttctgttaattccaacatctgtgtcatatctgGGAATGGTCCTGATAAGTACTTTATCTCTTCACACTATTTATTCTTGCCTTTTAGTgtaccttgtaattttttgttgaaaactgagtAAATTGTATCAGGTAATAGAAACTTAGGTAAATAGGCTTTTAGTGTGAGGATTTATGATAATCTAGCTAGTAGGTGGATTGTGTTTATGGCTTGTAGTAGCTGTAGGTGTCAGAGGCTTCAGATTCCTCTGGTGTCCTGTTTTCGCCCACCTGGTTACTTTAGGCATCCTTAAGTCTTCAGTATTCTTTCTCAAACAGAGTCTGTGTCTTTCAACTGTAACAGCTATAATCCACTATTACTATAATGGAGCTATGTGGGTGTGGTTGTAAGGTTGGAGGGAGGGAAATTATTCTATAACATTCTGATTCAACGCCAGTGCTTTTTAGTGGTCTTGTGTCTATGGGGCTGTGACCTTCAAATTGTTTCTTCATTCCCCGCTCCATTTCCCCTACTACCTTCCTCAGCTCCAGCATTCTCAATTTAATTTCCTGTAGCTCTCACCTCTGTTGACCATGTTTTTCCCCCTTTAGGTAAGGCAGGAAGACTACATAGGTCACACCTTTGACAGGGAGAATTGCCCTTCTCCCAGTTGGGATAAGACTCTGGCAAAGTCTTTTTCCCTAGAGAGAGCAATTCTTTGTTATGGAGAAAGCTCTAGGTATATTTTACAATGGTTACTTTTCCCCTAACCCTaccagagccaagaggagaatcTTCTTGGCTCTTCACCATGACAAACTGGTGGGGTCCTAGAGGTAAAGTTCATGAAAGTATTGGGGCTCCCTAAAGATTGCAGCCCTCAGGAGTTTCTCACTGTCGTGTTAGTCCACATTCAGCCTCTGCTAATTGTCAAAATTATCATTTAGGGGTTCCTATTATTTTATGACTCCAACAGCTTCTGCTCTAGGTGAGCAGATCTCTCATCTATGTCTCTGGTCATCCCTTTCTCTTCTGATTTTGGAGTGATAAGTTGCCCTGTGATCTCAATTCTCTGACGCaccaagaaaacatttctttttaaatttgtccagatttttcttgttgTAGAATTTCAAGTGACAACTTCCAAGATTTTTACATGTTGGAGTTGGAACCAGAAGTCACAATTTCCTGACTTGGAAAGATCAACAGTTCTTTTTAATGATACGTTATTTGTAATGATATTCTTAACGACTTacgtgtttaatttttttaactttgtattcCTTCTTGTATCTCAAATATTCCTTCctgtataaattttattattgcattatattttttta
This window harbors:
- the LOC106832806 gene encoding olfactory receptor 10G9-like, coding for MTNMSLVTRFILMGLPHAPALDIPLFGIFLAIYMFTVMGNFLILLVITLDSHLHTPMYYFLTNLSFIDMWFSTVTVPKMLMTLVSPGGKAISFPSCVAQLYSFHFLGSTECFLYTVMSYDRYLAISYPLRYSSMMNGRMCAFLTISTWLSGSLHSAVQTTLTFHLLYCGPNQIQHYFCDAPPILKLACADTSANEMVIFVSIGVVALGCFLLIVLSYVVIVYSILKIRTSEGRHRAFQTCASHCIAVLCFFVPCVFIYLRPSSKDAVDGVVAVFYTVLTPLLNPVVYTLRNKEVKKALLKLKDKVAYSQSK